The Thermodesulfovibrio sp. 3462-1 genome contains the following window.
TTCAGAGCAGACAAAATCTTTCCAAAAAAGGGATAGTTAAGCAAAGATTTCTTCACTACAAAAGTTACTCTGAATTCTTTCCCAATTACACCGGGAAGAACCAGTGTTTCAAGGGTGCTCATGTGATTTGCTATAAAAACACATGGAGATTTTAAATTTTTGAGGTTTTCTTTACCTGTAATGGTGATTTTACAACCTACATTTCTTATCATATCAAGAATTTTTAAACCATCAATTACCAATTCTTCATAGCTGTATTTACCTTTGTTTGCCTTGATTGCGCTTAGAATTATTTTTTTTATTACATTTGTATGTATTGTGAGTGTAATCATTTAAGCAAAGGATCTTTTATACCAGCTTCTTCAAAGGCTTTTAATCTAAACAAACAGCTTGGGCATTTAAGACATGGTTTTGGAGGATCACCCTGTGGATCATAGCAACTCCATGTAAGAGAATAATCAAGCCCGAGTTCAATTCCTTTTTTAATTATTTCTGCTTTTGTAAGATAAAGAAGAGGAGCATGAATTTTAAACTGCAATTTGCCTTCTACTGAGATTTTTGTTGCAAGATTTGCCATGCGTTCAAAAGCTTGAAGATATTCGGGTCTACAATCAGGATATCCAGAATAATCAACAACATTAGCACCTATAAAAATGAATGGTGCATTTAAAACTTCTGCCCATGCGAGGGCAAAACTCAGAAATATAGTATTACGGGCCGGAACATAGGTGACAGGAATTCCTTCCTGTGTTCCTGCTGGCACATCTATCTCTGATGTTAAAGCTGAACCTCCGATTTTTCTTAAATCAAAGGAAATGATTAAATGCTCTTTTACTCCTATATGTTTTGCCACCTTTTTAGCAAAATCAAGCTCTATTCGATGTCTTTGAGCATAATCAAAGGAAATCGCATAACATTCAAATCCTTCATTTTTTGCTATGGCAAGTGTGGTAGATGAATCAATTCCTCCGCTTAAAAGCACAACAGCTTTCATTTGTTTTCTCCGATTCTTGGTTCAGTTCCTTTAATCAACCTCTTTATATTTGAAATATGTCTTGAATAAATGAGAATTGTAAAGAGCCATGCAAAAATCAAAAACTCCTTGGGATAGTTTATAATGATTACATTCAAGGGAAGCAAAGCAAAGCAGACAAGTGCTCCAAGAGAAGAGATTTTGCTAATTTTAACAGTAATTATCCAGATAAAAACTGTAATAAACCCGGCTAAAGGCATATAGGCTAATAAAACTCCGATAGATGTAGCAACTCCTTTGCCTCCTTTAAACTTAAGAAAAGGCGTAAAACAGTGTCCAAGTACAGCTGAGATACCTGCCATCCCAAGCAAAACAGGATCTGAAGTGATGGCTATTTTAAAAATTAAGACAGGTATAAAACCTTTTGATATATCAAGCAATAAAGTAATTAATGCCTGTTTTTTGCCAATGACTCTCATTACATTTGTTGCACCAATATTTCCACTTCCAGTTTTTCTCAGATCAATTCCTTTTGCTTTACCAATAAGATAACCCCATGGAATAGAGCCAAACAAGAAGGCAATTATACATAAAAGTGCGCTCATTTTATGCTCCTCCAGAAGTGGAAAATATATTTAATTCCAGAAAATACAGCTACAAATGTAGCAATGTATATTAAAATAAGTCCTATATCGTAAAGGTCAACTCCGTATATTTCCTCTGCAATGAGAAGTAGTAAAATTGATATCATCTGAAGTACGGTTTTTGCCTTACCAGCAGTTTCAGCAGGAATAACAACTCCACGAGATAAAGCATAAAAACGCATTGTGGTGATTATAAATTCTCTTAAAACAATAACAGTGGCTATCCATGCAGGAACTCTTGCTATGTCAACAAGGATAATTAAGGCAGATATTACAAGAAGTTTGTCAGCAATAGGGTCTAATATAATTCCTAATTTTGTTATCTGACGAAATTTTCTTGCCAGATATCCATCAAGAAAATCTGTTAAAGAAGCAATAAAAAACAGTACAGCACCCAATTGCGGATTTGTTGGTGTTTCTATTATAAAAATCGGGATAATAAGTATGCGTATAATCGTTAATGTTGTTGGAAGATTAAAAATTTGAGTACTCATCTATGAATTTATCCCAAAGTCCCTTTGCTTTTAAGATTATATCACAGATTTCCCGCACAGCACCTTTTCCAGCTTTGTTTAAAGTTATATAATCAACTCTTTTTTTGACCTCTTCATGAGCATCTTCTGGTGCAAAGGAAAGCCCTGCTCTTGTAAGCATGGATAAATCAATTATATCATCACCCATCGCTGCTATTTCTTCTTTTTTTAATTCATATGTTTTAACTATTTCATTGAAAATTTTTAATTTTTCCCTTGTTCCTTGATAAATTTCTGTAATTCCGAGCTCTTTCATTCTTCGTTGTAGTGCCTTTGAATGCCTGCCAGTAATTACTGCAATATTTACACCTGCTTTATGAAGCATAACAAGCCCATGGCCATCTCTTACATTAAAGATTTTAAACTCGTTGTTTTCTTCATCAAGTATTATGTCTCCACGAGTTAAAACTCCATCAACATCAAGTATGAGAAATTTTAATTTTTTTGCTTTTTCAATGATTTCAGCTGGAGGCTGTGACTGTTGAGTTTTATATTTATTCAGAATTCTATTTATTATTTCAGTTGTAGAGACTCCCTCAAAATACGGAAGGCTGTAAACTTCTTTTACAATGTCTGCGCCTACAATATGTTCTACCTTCCAATCTCCGCCTTTAACAATAACATCAGGTTGAAGATATTTAATAAGATTGTATGGAGTATCTTCATCAAAAAAAGTGACAAAATCAACCATCTGAAGAGATGCAATCACTTCTGCTCTTTCATTTTCTGGATTAATTGGTCTTGAGGGTTTAATTCTTCCCACGGATTTATCAGTGTTTAAGGCAATAATAAGAATATCTCCCATTTTTTTTGCTTCTTTAAGATATCTTATATGCCCAACATGGATTATGTCAAAGCAACCATTTGTAAAAACAATTTTTTTCCCTTCTTTTTTTAATTTGTCTATTTCTTTTTTAAGTTTTTCAGGATTTAGTATTTTGCTCATAGATTTTCTCTATTGCTTTTTTCAAGATTTCTTTGTCAGTTTTATATGTAATTTTTTTCATTGCTTCTTCAGGACTGAACCACTCTGCGGAGTTGATTTCCCACTGAGGCATTATCTGTCCGCCTGTGTATTTTACAAGAAAATATTTTACGGTTTTAAAGTATTTTTTCCCATCCATGACAAACCAGTAAGAAGTTTCTCCAATTTCATCAACTATCTTACCACTTATGCCTGTTTCTTCTTTTATTTCTCTTAATGCAGTTTCATGAGGACTCTCTCCTTTTTCTATCAATCCCTTTGGTAAAGCCCATATTTTGCCTTCCTTTGTTGAAATCAGGAGTATTTTTAAATCATCGTTTTCAAATTTGTAAACAACTCCTCCAGCTGAAAATAGTCTTTTCATCGGAACATCTTCCCTGGATGTAAAAGTCTCAGAATGTCATTGTAAAAAGCAAGCATCATCAAGGCAACTAAAAGTGCTATTCCAATTTTTTGGGAAACTGCAATGAATTTTTCACTTACAGGTTTTCTTCTTACTGCTTCAATTAAGAAAAATAAAATATGCCCACCATCAAGTACTGGAATTGGCAAGAGATTGAGCACTCCAAGATTTATGCTAATTATTGCTGCAAAGCTTAAAAAACTTACCATGCCCTGCTCAGCAGTTTTACCTGCAGCCTGAAATATGAGGATAGGACCTCCTATGACCTCTGTTGAAACAACTCTTTGAAAGATTTTTACGATAGTAAGATAAGTAAGCTCTACAATTTCATAACACCTTTGGATAGATATTTTAAGAGCAGAAAGAGGATTTTCTTTTTTGATAAAGACTGCCTTTTCATCTGGTTTTATTCCGATTTGCCCAACAAAAACTTTTTCTCCAAAAATATTTTTAACTTCCTTTTCCTGAGGCGTTATCTGAAGTTGAATGATTTCACCGTTTCTTTCAATTTTGAAATTGAGATTTTTATTTGGATTCTGCTGGATGAACTGAGCCATATCAAACCAGTTTGAGATTTTTTGCCCTTCAATCTCTACAATTTTATCGCCAGTCTTTAATCCTGCCATGTAGGCAGGTGAATTTTTCATAACTTCTCCTATTACTGGTTTAATTACAGGAACTCCGTGAACAAATACAATCCAAAAAAGAATGACTGCACCAAGAATATTAAAAAAAGGACCTGCAAAAACAATGAAAATCTTTTTATAAACTGGCTGGTGCTTGAAAGATCGCGTTTCATCAATTACTTCATCTGTTGGTTCTTCCCCATACATCTTTACATATCCACCAAGAGGAACAGCACTCAGTAGATATTCTGTTTCTCCAATTTTTTTTCCTATCACTTTTGGTCCGAAACCAATTGAAAATTTAAGCACTCTTACTCCGCTTATCTTAGCAGCTAAAAAATGTCCAAATTCATGAATGAATATTAAAAAACCAAAAAGAATTATTGCATAAATAAAATTCATTTTTTTATCTCCTTCAATGCTTTTTTTCTTGCCCAGCTATCAACTTCAAGGATTTCTTCTATACTGTCAGGATTAAAAACCCTGTGGGCATCCATAACTTTTTTAATCAATTTGGGTATCTCATTAAATTTTAACTTTCCTGAAAGAAAAGCATCAACAGCAATCTCATCAGCTGCATTTAAAACCACTGGCATACTGCCTCCAATCCTGACTGCTTCATAAGCAAGACTGAGGCATGGGAAAACCTCTGTATCAGGTAATTCAAAGTTAAGCTCTCGTAAGGCTTTCCAGTCTATTGGAGAAATTATATCTGGAAGCCTCTCTGGAAGGGATAGTGCCAGTGCAATAGGTGCTTTCATATCAGGGTTGCTTATCTGGGCGAGATAGGTTCCGTCAATAAATTCAACAAGGCAATGCACAATACTTTGAGGATGAATCAATACTGCAATGTTTTCAACAGGTATGTCAAAGAGAAAATGTGCTTCAATAACCTCAAATCCTTTATTCATAAGGGTTGCTGAATCTATGGTAATTCTCTTCCCCATCTTCCATTTTGGATGATTTAGTGCTTCCTGAGGAGTTACATTTTCTATTTCACTGGTTTTTTTCCCTCTAAAAGGTCCTCCAGAGGCAGTAAGCCATATTTTTCTTATATAAGGTTTATTGCATCCATTAATGCACTGAAAAACAGCACTGTGTTCGCTATCAACAGGAATTATCTGAGCTCCGCTGTGGTTAGCTTGTTTTTTTATTAAGTCACCAGCCATTACAAGGCTCTCCTTATTTGCGAGTGCTACTACTTTGCCAGCCTTTACTGCTTCAAATGTGGGTAGAAGACCTTCTGCACCAACAATGGCTGAAAGAACAATGTCTGCTTCTTTAAGTCCTGCAATCTCGCATACTCCTTCAGTTCCGCAGAGTATATTTAATGATTGTATTTCTTTCTTTAACTTTTCACAGGCTTTTTTATCATAGACTGCTACATACTCTGGTTTAAACTCTTCAATCTGCTCTTTAAGAAGGTTAATGCTGCTTTTTACAGCAAGTCCCAGTACCTTAAATTTTTCAGGAAATTGCCTTATTACCTGAAGAGCATTTTTACCTATAGAGCCTGTGCTACCAAGTATTACAACTTTTTTCAATGCATTCTCCTACATAAGCCTCATAAAAAAATAAAGTAAAACTCCAGCAAAAAGCATACTATCTATTTTATCAAGAACTCCACCATGTTCTGGAAAAAGAAAGCTTGAATCCTTTACCTGAGCATCTCTTTTAAACATTGATTCAACAAGATCACCAAATATGCTGATAAAGCCAATTAAAAAACCTGCTATTAAAAGCTTGACAAAAGGCTTTGACAGTAAAAAATTTCCAAATAATAAAGAAGCAATTATTCCACCTACTATAGAACCATAAGCACCAGCCCATGTTTTTTTGGGGCTTACCTCTGGATAAAGCTTCTTTTTCCCGAATCCCTTTCCAATGTAATAGGCAAAAGAGTCTGCTGACCATACAACAGCATACAAATATATAATCCATTGCCATCCATGCTCTCTTAAGAACCAGTGAAAAACGAGTAACGAAGGAATATAAAGAAGTCCAATCATAACAGGAGAGATTTCAGAGAGCGCATACTGAGGCTCTTTTTTTGATATTAAACGAATGATAGTTATTACTGCAAAGGCTGTAGCATAATAATTCAGTGCAAACTGGGGATAAACACAGTTAAGTAAAAAAATGATCACAGAACAGAAAATTCCAAAACCAATCCAGAAACCATGAGTCTTATACATTTTTAAAAATTCCCACATTCCTGTAGCACAAACTGCTGTAAGGAATGCTAAAAAGAAGTAGGGCGGTAGCTTTACAATCAATAAAAGTAAAAGAGGAAGCGTTATTAATGCAACAAGAATTCTTTTTTTATGACCCTGCAAATTCACTTACTTTTCCAAATCTCCTCTGTCTTTTTTTAAAATCAAGAATTGCTTCTGTAAACTCCTCTTCAGTGAAATCTGGCCAGAGGGTTTGTGTAAAGTAAAACTCTGAATAGGCAGACTGCCATATTAAAAAATTGCTAAGTCTTTGTTCACCTGAAGTTCTTATTATAAGATCAGGCTCTGGAGACCCGGCTGTGTCAAGCATAGATGAGAATAAGCTTTCACTGAGTTCATCAGGTTTGATTTGATGTTCAATTATTTTTTTTACTGCTCTTAAAATTTCATCCCTTCCGCCATAACTTATGGCAAACTGTGCAGTAAGAGTACTACACTGTCCTGTTATTTGCTCTGTTTCCTCAATTATTTTAAGGACATCTGAAGGCATCATCTGACGATTCCCTATCATTTTGAACCTGACTCCCTGGGAAAGAAACAATTGAGTTTCTTTTTTTAGATGATTTTGTAATAACTCCATAATTATTTCAACTTCTTTTTTGGGTCTTTGCCAGTTTTCTATTGAAAAGGCATAAAAAGTAACAATATCAATATTCAATCTTATAGCAGCACGGATAATTTCTTTTACTTTTTCAACTCCTCTTTTATGTCCTTCATAACGAGGCAGTCCTCTCATCTGTGCCCATCTTCCATTTCCATCCATTATTATTCCAACATGCTTTATAAATCTGCCCATTTTTAATATTTGAAGGAAAGTATATGTAGAATTGTCTCAAAAGGATTCTCTCCCTGAAGAAGCCTCTTTGGATTGAAGCCAAAAGGAGGCTTGACAAGAACAAACAATTTATCTGATGAAACAGCATAGTCAAGTATTTCTCCTGACATCTCTTCTGTAACGGATGTATCTTCAATCCCGATTCCTGTCCATTGAAGAAGATGTAATGTAGAGCTTTTGTATCCCAAAGTTGAAACATTTACAAGCCCTAAAAGAGGTTTTTTCTCTATAACTATTACTCCATTACTTAAAGGTTTTATTCTGCTTTGAACTTTCCATTTTCCGAGGCTTAACATGGCAATTCCAGTTTGTTTTTCATACTGTAGCCCGTATCCAAGAGGTTGCTGTGAGCGCCAGAGAGAAACACCTTTTTTGTTGTATACTGCGAGAGAGCCATCATCTTCCCATTTAAACATAATATTGCCGAAAAGATAAAAATCATAGATATTTGCTTTAACTGGAAGTTTAAACACACCCTGAGACTGATACCTTGACTGTTGAGCTGTTATATAAAAAATCTCTCCATCAAAACCAGAGGAAGGAGAATACTTCTGAGCAATTAATTTTCCATCATAGATTCTTAAAAATACATCATTAAGTCTGGCAATTTCATTGAAACCATCGCTAACCCACTTAATTATTAGTGAAATAACTCTTTCATCCTTCTTTATTGTTATTACTATCTCGTCTTTGCTGTCTCTGTCAATATCACCTGTATCAAACCAGAGAATATCACCACCTACTGGAATTGAATAGTTACTCTTGAGTTTCAGGTCAACATCTATGGTGTAGAGGCTTATTTCACTGTCTGAGGCAATTAAAATTTGATTTTGACTTGTTCCGTCAAAATTGCCAACAGCTACCCTGTTAATGCTTCTTGAAAGTCTGAAGGAAAGAAGTGTGTGCCC
Protein-coding sequences here:
- the queC gene encoding 7-cyano-7-deazaguanine synthase QueC codes for the protein MKAVVLLSGGIDSSTTLAIAKNEGFECYAISFDYAQRHRIELDFAKKVAKHIGVKEHLIISFDLRKIGGSALTSEIDVPAGTQEGIPVTYVPARNTIFLSFALAWAEVLNAPFIFIGANVVDYSGYPDCRPEYLQAFERMANLATKISVEGKLQFKIHAPLLYLTKAEIIKKGIELGLDYSLTWSCYDPQGDPPKPCLKCPSCLFRLKAFEEAGIKDPLLK
- the plsY gene encoding glycerol-3-phosphate 1-O-acyltransferase PlsY; amino-acid sequence: MSALLCIIAFLFGSIPWGYLIGKAKGIDLRKTGSGNIGATNVMRVIGKKQALITLLLDISKGFIPVLIFKIAITSDPVLLGMAGISAVLGHCFTPFLKFKGGKGVATSIGVLLAYMPLAGFITVFIWIITVKISKISSLGALVCFALLPLNVIIINYPKEFLIFAWLFTILIYSRHISNIKRLIKGTEPRIGENK
- the pgsA gene encoding CDP-diacylglycerol--glycerol-3-phosphate 3-phosphatidyltransferase encodes the protein MSTQIFNLPTTLTIIRILIIPIFIIETPTNPQLGAVLFFIASLTDFLDGYLARKFRQITKLGIILDPIADKLLVISALIILVDIARVPAWIATVIVLREFIITTMRFYALSRGVVIPAETAGKAKTVLQMISILLLLIAEEIYGVDLYDIGLILIYIATFVAVFSGIKYIFHFWRSIK
- the rfaE2 gene encoding D-glycero-beta-D-manno-heptose 1-phosphate adenylyltransferase translates to MSKILNPEKLKKEIDKLKKEGKKIVFTNGCFDIIHVGHIRYLKEAKKMGDILIIALNTDKSVGRIKPSRPINPENERAEVIASLQMVDFVTFFDEDTPYNLIKYLQPDVIVKGGDWKVEHIVGADIVKEVYSLPYFEGVSTTEIINRILNKYKTQQSQPPAEIIEKAKKLKFLILDVDGVLTRGDIILDEENNEFKIFNVRDGHGLVMLHKAGVNIAVITGRHSKALQRRMKELGITEIYQGTREKLKIFNEIVKTYELKKEEIAAMGDDIIDLSMLTRAGLSFAPEDAHEEVKKRVDYITLNKAGKGAVREICDIILKAKGLWDKFIDEYSNF
- a CDS encoding NUDIX hydrolase → MKRLFSAGGVVYKFENDDLKILLISTKEGKIWALPKGLIEKGESPHETALREIKEETGISGKIVDEIGETSYWFVMDGKKYFKTVKYFLVKYTGGQIMPQWEINSAEWFSPEEAMKKITYKTDKEILKKAIEKIYEQNTKS
- the rseP gene encoding RIP metalloprotease RseP, translating into MNFIYAIILFGFLIFIHEFGHFLAAKISGVRVLKFSIGFGPKVIGKKIGETEYLLSAVPLGGYVKMYGEEPTDEVIDETRSFKHQPVYKKIFIVFAGPFFNILGAVILFWIVFVHGVPVIKPVIGEVMKNSPAYMAGLKTGDKIVEIEGQKISNWFDMAQFIQQNPNKNLNFKIERNGEIIQLQITPQEKEVKNIFGEKVFVGQIGIKPDEKAVFIKKENPLSALKISIQRCYEIVELTYLTIVKIFQRVVSTEVIGGPILIFQAAGKTAEQGMVSFLSFAAIISINLGVLNLLPIPVLDGGHILFFLIEAVRRKPVSEKFIAVSQKIGIALLVALMMLAFYNDILRLLHPGKMFR
- a CDS encoding 1-deoxy-D-xylulose-5-phosphate reductoisomerase — its product is MKKVVILGSTGSIGKNALQVIRQFPEKFKVLGLAVKSSINLLKEQIEEFKPEYVAVYDKKACEKLKKEIQSLNILCGTEGVCEIAGLKEADIVLSAIVGAEGLLPTFEAVKAGKVVALANKESLVMAGDLIKKQANHSGAQIIPVDSEHSAVFQCINGCNKPYIRKIWLTASGGPFRGKKTSEIENVTPQEALNHPKWKMGKRITIDSATLMNKGFEVIEAHFLFDIPVENIAVLIHPQSIVHCLVEFIDGTYLAQISNPDMKAPIALALSLPERLPDIISPIDWKALRELNFELPDTEVFPCLSLAYEAVRIGGSMPVVLNAADEIAVDAFLSGKLKFNEIPKLIKKVMDAHRVFNPDSIEEILEVDSWARKKALKEIKK
- a CDS encoding phosphatidate cytidylyltransferase is translated as MNLQGHKKRILVALITLPLLLLLIVKLPPYFFLAFLTAVCATGMWEFLKMYKTHGFWIGFGIFCSVIIFLLNCVYPQFALNYYATAFAVITIIRLISKKEPQYALSEISPVMIGLLYIPSLLVFHWFLREHGWQWIIYLYAVVWSADSFAYYIGKGFGKKKLYPEVSPKKTWAGAYGSIVGGIIASLLFGNFLLSKPFVKLLIAGFLIGFISIFGDLVESMFKRDAQVKDSSFLFPEHGGVLDKIDSMLFAGVLLYFFMRLM
- a CDS encoding isoprenyl transferase; translated protein: MGRFIKHVGIIMDGNGRWAQMRGLPRYEGHKRGVEKVKEIIRAAIRLNIDIVTFYAFSIENWQRPKKEVEIIMELLQNHLKKETQLFLSQGVRFKMIGNRQMMPSDVLKIIEETEQITGQCSTLTAQFAISYGGRDEILRAVKKIIEHQIKPDELSESLFSSMLDTAGSPEPDLIIRTSGEQRLSNFLIWQSAYSEFYFTQTLWPDFTEEEFTEAILDFKKRQRRFGKVSEFAGS
- a CDS encoding VCBS repeat-containing protein, whose protein sequence is MHFIKNGIVIFFLLCLIYAKPCYAEVDYFKNFKETLLSYFPIITGKVVKLEENKLSLDKGFKDGIRKGQRVVIFEETVPLIHPVTRQVIGKSEKIVGLAEVISVEENSSVAEVLEGNISSSEPLLFKIPKSKIKILYAQGDTEWAVGEGYYRELKDTERFELIDAPVNVTDIEKVLKQSGNADVLLFLKQSKQNGNLKISQELYWIKDKKLFSHSEIELNQVALSELRKKYASLIVPEGHTLLSFRLSRSINRVAVGNFDGTSQNQILIASDSEISLYTIDVDLKLKSNYSIPVGGDILWFDTGDIDRDSKDEIVITIKKDERVISLIIKWVSDGFNEIARLNDVFLRIYDGKLIAQKYSPSSGFDGEIFYITAQQSRYQSQGVFKLPVKANIYDFYLFGNIMFKWEDDGSLAVYNKKGVSLWRSQQPLGYGLQYEKQTGIAMLSLGKWKVQSRIKPLSNGVIVIEKKPLLGLVNVSTLGYKSSTLHLLQWTGIGIEDTSVTEEMSGEILDYAVSSDKLFVLVKPPFGFNPKRLLQGENPFETILHILSFKY